Proteins encoded by one window of Nicotiana tabacum cultivar K326 chromosome 10, ASM71507v2, whole genome shotgun sequence:
- the LOC107821552 gene encoding uncharacterized protein LOC107821552 isoform X1 translates to MATETVNPKAYPLADSQLTTTIMDLVQQAANYKQLKKGANEATKTLNRGISEFVVMAADTEPLEILLHLPLLAEDKNVPYVFVPSKQALGRACGVTRPVIACSVTSNEGSQLKSQIQQLKVIFQRVCLSIYILILPLCNNTKILVSSLVPDAIEKLLI, encoded by the exons Atg GCAACAGAAACTGTGAACCCAAAGGCATACCCACTTGCTGATTCGCAGCTTACAACGACTATAATGGATTTGGTTCAACAAGCTGCTAACTATAAGCAGCTTAAAAAGGGTGCTAATGAAg CCACAAAGACACTAAACAGAGGAATTTCAGAATTTGTTGTAATGGCAGCAGATACTGagccccttgaaatccttcttcaccTTCCGCTCCTTGCTGAAGATAAG AATGTGCCCTATGTCTTTGTCCCTTCAAAGCAAGCTCTTGGCCGGGCATGTGGTGTCACCCGACCTGTAATTGCTTGTTCAGTGACAAGCAATGAGGGAAGCCAGTTGAAAtctcaaatacaacaattaaagGTAATATTCCAAAGGGTTTGTTTGTCTATTTATATACTTATTCTTCCCCTGTGTAATAATACTAAAATCCTTGTTTCTTCCCTTGTGCCGGATGCCATTGAAAAGCTTCTCATCTAA
- the LOC107821552 gene encoding uncharacterized protein LOC107821552 isoform X4: protein MATETVNPKAYPLADSQLTTTIMDLVQQAANYKQLKKGANEATKTLNRGISEFVVMAADTEPLEILLHLPLLAEDKNVPYVFVPSKQALGRACGVTRPVIACSVTSNEGSQLKSQIQQLKLL from the exons Atg GCAACAGAAACTGTGAACCCAAAGGCATACCCACTTGCTGATTCGCAGCTTACAACGACTATAATGGATTTGGTTCAACAAGCTGCTAACTATAAGCAGCTTAAAAAGGGTGCTAATGAAg CCACAAAGACACTAAACAGAGGAATTTCAGAATTTGTTGTAATGGCAGCAGATACTGagccccttgaaatccttcttcaccTTCCGCTCCTTGCTGAAGATAAG AATGTGCCCTATGTCTTTGTCCCTTCAAAGCAAGCTCTTGGCCGGGCATGTGGTGTCACCCGACCTGTAATTGCTTGTTCAGTGACAAGCAATGAGGGAAGCCAGTTGAAAtctcaaatacaacaattaaag CTCCTTTGA
- the LOC107821536 gene encoding uncharacterized protein LOC107821536: protein MSKFLVLFLILTETFVYLAMAENATNFASSPASSPSLSIRKLGKHHQEEGRNNFSKEVGSPHQQEINEVDEAHEIKIKHHHLIDKSIFGGGIILGGLATTFFVAIFCYIRATRRKHIEPSSPSASSSAA, encoded by the coding sequence ATGTCtaagtttcttgttcttttcTTGATCCTAACAGAAACATTTGTGTATCTTGCCATGGCTGAAAATGCAACAAATTTTGCAAGTTCTCCTGCTTCTAGTCCATCACTTTCGATTCGAAAACTTGGAAAACATCATCAAGAAGAAGGGAGGAACAATTTTTCTAAAGAAGTTGGTTCTCCACATCAACAAGAGATTAATGAAGTTGATGAAGCTCATGAAATCAAGATTAAGCATCATCATTTAATTGATAAGTCAATTTTTGGAGGTGGAATTATTCTTGGAGGCTTAGCAACAACATTCTTTGTGGCAATTTTTTGTTACATTAGAGCAACTAGAAGGAAACATATTGAGCCAAGTTCCCCTAGTGCTTCTTCCTCAGCAGCATAA
- the LOC107821552 gene encoding uncharacterized protein LOC107821552 isoform X3: MATETVNPKAYPLADSQLTTTIMDLVQQAANYKQLKKGANEATKTLNRGISEFVVMAADTEPLEILLHLPLLAEDKNVPYVFVPSKQALGRACGVTRPVIACSVTSNEGSQLKSQIQQLKLLI, from the exons Atg GCAACAGAAACTGTGAACCCAAAGGCATACCCACTTGCTGATTCGCAGCTTACAACGACTATAATGGATTTGGTTCAACAAGCTGCTAACTATAAGCAGCTTAAAAAGGGTGCTAATGAAg CCACAAAGACACTAAACAGAGGAATTTCAGAATTTGTTGTAATGGCAGCAGATACTGagccccttgaaatccttcttcaccTTCCGCTCCTTGCTGAAGATAAG AATGTGCCCTATGTCTTTGTCCCTTCAAAGCAAGCTCTTGGCCGGGCATGTGGTGTCACCCGACCTGTAATTGCTTGTTCAGTGACAAGCAATGAGGGAAGCCAGTTGAAAtctcaaatacaacaattaaag CTTCTCATCTAA
- the LOC107821552 gene encoding uncharacterized protein LOC107821552 isoform X2 — protein sequence MATETVNPKAYPLADSQLTTTIMDLVQQAANYKQLKKGANEATKTLNRGISEFVVMAADTEPLEILLHLPLLAEDKNVPYVFVPSKQALGRACGVTRPVIACSVTSNEGSQLKSQIQQLKDLQLAFTLPANISVLK from the exons Atg GCAACAGAAACTGTGAACCCAAAGGCATACCCACTTGCTGATTCGCAGCTTACAACGACTATAATGGATTTGGTTCAACAAGCTGCTAACTATAAGCAGCTTAAAAAGGGTGCTAATGAAg CCACAAAGACACTAAACAGAGGAATTTCAGAATTTGTTGTAATGGCAGCAGATACTGagccccttgaaatccttcttcaccTTCCGCTCCTTGCTGAAGATAAG AATGTGCCCTATGTCTTTGTCCCTTCAAAGCAAGCTCTTGGCCGGGCATGTGGTGTCACCCGACCTGTAATTGCTTGTTCAGTGACAAGCAATGAGGGAAGCCAGTTGAAAtctcaaatacaacaattaaag GATCTTCAACTGGCCTTCACTTTGCCAGCAAATATCTCTGTTTTAAAATGA